The bacterium genome includes a window with the following:
- a CDS encoding exopolysaccharide biosynthesis polyprenyl glycosylphosphotransferase, translating to MALPSPSQPSAAVPAREEVLPQVAIVIPLRGATQYLPACLASLARQTYPLPLIEILIIAEAPDEPTQKAIRAFARANPALRVRRSYAKTRKTLSRRAAANSQDVVIPVAPNAVLADDFIAQSVAALQASGSAGVGGRLHYRGAGRLQQAASIALGSKWVLPTGTQEEAHSGVRREALLHGAYRRAALSAAGVLEHEMPGHEYDTATRMEQHGYSLYFSPRIQSALTMRADLFDLLGWAGVHGHAWAIRAKKTGAQLRVRFLLPALLLLAVATLALLTPATAWAAVGVLALGAVYAAANVTLATVLALRSRLRHLPALLPVLAVIHLGFGVGSLVGLIASKRWGAAIPKWVEKSAVILSDYTAITAAFFAWAHLRSELGLFAILDFEHAFFLANLIFAFWFLVFLLFGLYGAWNAASRLDESIAIAKIVGGGVLLIFLLTLDWERDLENPISRGRMLLASYWLLVAGAVITGRMMLRTTQRRLLENGIGLHRTVIVGWGQKARELYQNVSKYPALGYRVIGFVAPAESDKLHRFHGVPVLGVLDRLADIVLRHQVEEILIALQKQDQDALVKIIAQTDGLPVSLKIMPDLYSIITGQARTNQIYGFPLIEILPQYMPAWERLAKRAIDVIVSLLVIVLGLPLWLLLALAIRLDSRGNTFYRQERVGKNGRIFEVIKFRSMVANAEQLTGPKWADKDDPRITRVGRFLRKWRLDEVPQFLNVLRGEMSIVGPRPERPYFVEKLRKEIPLYTRRLRVRPGITGWAQIKGAYDATLEDVKQKLQYDLFYLENMSLRMDLKIILHTVYVMLAGRGQ from the coding sequence ATGGCCTTGCCCAGCCCCAGCCAGCCGTCTGCAGCAGTGCCTGCCCGTGAGGAGGTGCTTCCCCAGGTCGCCATCGTGATCCCCTTGCGGGGCGCCACGCAGTATCTGCCGGCGTGTCTCGCTTCCCTCGCGCGTCAAACCTACCCGCTGCCTCTCATCGAAATCCTGATCATCGCCGAAGCGCCGGACGAGCCGACGCAGAAAGCGATCCGCGCTTTTGCCCGGGCCAATCCGGCGCTGCGCGTGCGCCGCAGCTATGCCAAAACGCGCAAAACCCTGTCCCGCCGCGCCGCTGCCAATTCCCAGGATGTTGTCATTCCGGTCGCGCCCAATGCCGTGCTCGCTGATGATTTCATCGCGCAAAGCGTTGCCGCACTGCAGGCCAGCGGCAGCGCGGGCGTGGGTGGCCGCCTGCACTATCGCGGCGCCGGCCGGCTGCAACAGGCGGCCAGCATTGCCCTGGGTTCGAAATGGGTTTTGCCCACCGGCACGCAGGAGGAAGCACACAGCGGCGTGCGCCGTGAGGCCTTGCTCCATGGCGCCTATCGCCGCGCGGCCTTGAGCGCCGCGGGCGTGCTCGAACACGAAATGCCCGGCCATGAGTACGACACCGCGACGCGCATGGAACAACACGGCTATTCACTCTATTTCTCCCCGCGCATTCAATCGGCCCTCACCATGCGCGCAGACCTTTTCGATTTGCTGGGATGGGCCGGCGTGCACGGCCATGCCTGGGCGATTCGCGCCAAGAAGACCGGCGCGCAATTGCGCGTGCGCTTTCTGCTGCCGGCGCTGCTGCTCCTGGCAGTGGCCACTCTGGCGCTGCTCACGCCGGCCACGGCCTGGGCGGCGGTGGGCGTGCTTGCCCTCGGCGCGGTCTACGCCGCGGCCAATGTCACACTGGCAACGGTGTTGGCGCTGCGCAGCCGGCTGCGGCATCTGCCGGCCTTGCTGCCGGTGCTGGCCGTCATTCATCTCGGCTTTGGCGTCGGTTCGCTGGTGGGATTGATCGCCAGCAAACGCTGGGGCGCCGCCATTCCCAAATGGGTGGAAAAGTCAGCGGTGATCTTGAGCGACTATACCGCCATCACCGCGGCCTTTTTCGCATGGGCGCATCTGCGCTCCGAGCTGGGCCTGTTTGCCATTCTCGATTTTGAGCACGCTTTTTTTCTCGCCAACCTCATCTTTGCCTTCTGGTTCTTGGTGTTTCTGCTCTTCGGCTTGTATGGCGCCTGGAATGCCGCCTCACGGCTGGATGAATCCATCGCCATCGCGAAGATCGTGGGCGGCGGCGTGCTGTTGATCTTTCTGCTGACGCTGGATTGGGAGCGCGACCTGGAGAATCCGATCTCGCGCGGCCGCATGCTGCTGGCGAGCTACTGGCTCCTCGTGGCCGGTGCCGTGATCACCGGCCGCATGATGCTGCGCACGACGCAGCGCCGCCTGCTCGAAAACGGCATCGGCCTGCACCGCACCGTGATTGTGGGCTGGGGGCAAAAGGCGCGCGAGCTGTATCAAAACGTCAGCAAATATCCGGCGCTCGGCTATCGCGTCATCGGCTTCGTCGCGCCCGCCGAGTCCGACAAGCTGCATCGCTTTCACGGGGTGCCGGTGCTGGGCGTGCTTGACCGCCTGGCCGACATTGTGTTGCGCCATCAGGTCGAGGAGATTCTGATCGCGCTGCAGAAGCAGGATCAAGACGCGCTGGTCAAGATCATCGCGCAGACCGACGGTCTGCCGGTGAGCCTCAAGATCATGCCCGATCTCTACAGCATCATCACCGGCCAGGCGCGTACCAATCAGATCTACGGCTTCCCGTTGATCGAGATCCTGCCGCAATACATGCCGGCGTGGGAACGGCTGGCCAAACGCGCGATCGATGTGATCGTCTCCCTGCTGGTGATCGTGCTGGGCCTGCCGCTGTGGCTGCTGCTCGCTTTGGCGATTCGCCTGGATTCGCGCGGCAACACTTTTTACCGGCAGGAGCGGGTGGGTAAGAACGGTCGCATTTTCGAAGTCATCAAATTTCGGTCGATGGTTGCCAACGCCGAGCAGCTCACCGGTCCGAAGTGGGCGGACAAGGATGATCCGCGCATCACGCGGGTGGGCCGGTTCTTGCGTAAATGGCGGTTGGATGAAGTGCCGCAATTTCTCAACGTTCTGCGCGGGGAGATGAGCATTGTGGGGCCGCGGCCGGAGCGGCCGTATTTCGTGGAAAAACTGCGCAAGGAAATTCCGCTCTACACTCGGCGGCTGCGCGTGCGGCCCGGCATCACCGGCTGGGCGCAAATCAAGGGCGCCTATGATGCCACCCTGGAAGACGTGAAACAGAAGCTGCAGTATGATCTGTTTTATCTTGAAAATATGTCGCTGCGCATGGATTTGAAGATCATCCTGCACACCGTCTATGTCATGCTGGCCGGGCGCGGGCAATAG